In one Deltaproteobacteria bacterium genomic region, the following are encoded:
- the dapA gene encoding 4-hydroxy-tetrahydrodipicolinate synthase, translated as MFHGAIVATITPFRNGKLDASALKKLVEFQIRNGTDGIVPCGTTGESATLAYEEHERVIDLVLEATAGRVPVIAGTGSNNTKEAVLLTRYAKKAGADAALVITPYYNKPTQAGLLAHFREVAASADIPLILYNVPSRTGVNMEAETVARLSEVKNIVGVKEASGNLAQVCDIMKMTPRTFCVLSGDDGLYFPMLALGAKGVISVVSNVAPREMADLYDAFAMGEVARAREIHFRLWPLMKALFIETNPIPAKTALAMMGKVREEFRLPLCGMSDANRKALAKVLSGMKIV; from the coding sequence ATGTTCCATGGGGCCATCGTCGCGACGATCACACCGTTCCGGAACGGCAAGCTGGACGCGTCCGCGCTGAAAAAACTGGTGGAGTTCCAGATCCGGAACGGGACCGACGGGATCGTTCCGTGCGGCACGACCGGGGAGTCCGCGACGCTCGCCTACGAGGAGCACGAGCGGGTGATCGACCTGGTGCTCGAGGCGACGGCCGGGCGGGTGCCGGTCATCGCGGGAACGGGGTCGAACAACACGAAGGAAGCCGTCCTGCTGACCCGCTACGCGAAGAAGGCGGGGGCGGACGCGGCGCTCGTCATCACCCCGTACTACAACAAGCCGACCCAGGCCGGGCTGCTCGCACACTTCCGGGAGGTGGCCGCTTCCGCGGACATCCCCCTCATCCTCTACAACGTCCCGTCCCGCACCGGCGTCAACATGGAGGCGGAGACCGTGGCGCGCCTCTCGGAGGTGAAAAACATCGTCGGGGTGAAAGAGGCCTCCGGGAACCTCGCACAGGTCTGCGACATCATGAAGATGACCCCGAGGACCTTCTGCGTGCTGTCCGGAGACGACGGGCTCTACTTCCCGATGCTCGCCCTCGGCGCCAAGGGGGTCATCTCCGTCGTCTCCAACGTCGCCCCGAGGGAGATGGCCGACCTCTACGATGCGTTCGCCATGGGGGAGGTGGCGCGAGCGCGGGAGATCCACTTCCGCCTGTGGCCCCTGATGAAGGCGCTCTTCATCGAGACGAATCCGATCCCCGCCAAGACGGCGCTGGCCATGATGGGGAAGGTCCGCGAAGAGTTCCGGCTCCCGCTGTGCGGGATGTCCGACGCCAACCGGAAGGCCCTCGCGAAGGTCCTCTCCGGCATGAAGATCGTGTAG
- the dapB gene encoding 4-hydroxy-tetrahydrodipicolinate reductase, with translation MPGVVVCGAMGRMGRAILGILKEGPHGFSLSGAVEAAGHPLLSQDAFEAAGAGRAGVPVTDDFAKAVAAADVAIDFTGADSSARNAGAAAAAGKPIVIGSTGLGPAHMERIRNAAAKVAIVQSPNMSVGVNLMFKVAADVARVLGEEYDVEIVETHHRFKKDAPSGTAVRLADAVATALGRTMEDSGVYGRRGMVGERTRKEIGVFAVRAGDVVGEHTLIFGGIGERFEITHRAHSRDTFARGAVRAAAWVLGKPAGLYDMADVLGIGK, from the coding sequence TTGCCCGGCGTGGTCGTCTGCGGCGCGATGGGGCGGATGGGGAGGGCGATCCTCGGCATCCTGAAGGAGGGGCCCCACGGATTTTCCCTCTCCGGGGCGGTCGAGGCGGCGGGACACCCCCTGCTCTCGCAGGACGCCTTCGAGGCGGCGGGAGCCGGAAGGGCGGGGGTTCCCGTCACCGACGACTTCGCGAAGGCGGTCGCCGCCGCGGACGTGGCGATCGACTTCACGGGGGCCGACTCTTCGGCGCGCAACGCCGGGGCGGCGGCCGCCGCGGGGAAACCGATCGTCATCGGGAGCACGGGGCTCGGTCCGGCCCACATGGAGCGGATCCGGAACGCGGCGGCGAAGGTGGCGATCGTCCAATCCCCCAACATGAGCGTCGGGGTGAACCTCATGTTCAAGGTCGCGGCCGACGTGGCGCGGGTGCTGGGGGAGGAGTACGACGTGGAGATCGTCGAGACGCACCACCGGTTCAAGAAGGACGCCCCCTCGGGGACGGCGGTTCGCCTCGCCGACGCGGTGGCGACCGCTCTCGGGCGTACGATGGAAGACTCGGGCGTGTACGGGCGGCGGGGGATGGTCGGGGAGCGCACCCGCAAGGAGATCGGCGTCTTCGCCGTCCGCGCCGGGGACGTGGTGGGGGAGCACACGCTGATCTTCGGCGGAATCGGCGAACGGTTCGAGATCACGCACCGGGCCCACAGCCGCGACACGTTCGCCCGCGGCGCCGTGCGGGCGGCCGCGTGGGTCCTCGGCAAGCCGGCCGGGCTCTACGACATGGCCGACGTCCTCGGAATCGGGAAATGA